Proteins encoded within one genomic window of Nonomuraea gerenzanensis:
- a CDS encoding DUF1048 domain-containing protein yields MTAESNESKSRYLQYLELVLGPLEDKKRWRQYKARVKGLPENYRIAVEALERYLMHFGPADGAGAMAMYEDLADLFEQSAADGIPIRAVFGDDPIEFVETFMANYPLGQYRRRERDRFTSAVERAAGEDRTK; encoded by the coding sequence TTGACCGCGGAGTCCAATGAGTCCAAGAGCCGCTACCTGCAGTACCTGGAGCTCGTCCTCGGGCCGCTGGAGGACAAGAAGCGCTGGCGGCAGTACAAGGCGCGCGTCAAGGGGCTGCCTGAGAACTATCGCATCGCGGTGGAGGCGCTGGAGCGGTATCTGATGCACTTCGGGCCCGCCGACGGCGCCGGCGCGATGGCGATGTACGAGGACCTGGCCGACCTGTTCGAGCAGAGCGCGGCCGACGGGATCCCGATCCGCGCCGTCTTCGGCGACGACCCCATCGAGTTCGTCGAGACGTTCATGGCCAACTACCCCCTCGGTCAGTACCGCAGACGCGAACGCGACCGTTTCACCAGCGCCGTCGAGCGCGCCGCCGGAGAGGACAGGACGAAGTGA
- a CDS encoding PadR family transcriptional regulator, with product MGKLVTEMLKGTLEGIVLAILAVRPAYGYEITAWLRDQGFSDIAEGTIYALLVRVEQRGLVDVEKVPSEKGPPRKVYSLNAQGREYLEEFWRTWSFLAERIEQLRKGGPQS from the coding sequence ATGGGCAAGCTCGTGACGGAGATGCTGAAGGGCACGCTGGAGGGCATCGTCCTGGCGATCCTGGCCGTTCGGCCCGCCTACGGCTACGAGATCACAGCCTGGCTGCGCGACCAGGGCTTCTCCGACATCGCCGAAGGCACCATCTACGCGCTGCTGGTCCGGGTCGAGCAGCGTGGCCTGGTCGACGTGGAGAAGGTCCCGTCGGAGAAGGGGCCGCCGCGCAAGGTGTACTCACTCAACGCCCAGGGCCGCGAGTACCTGGAGGAGTTCTGGCGGACCTGGAGCTTCCTCGCCGAACGCATCGAACAACTTCGCAAGGGAGGGCCGCAGTCTTGA
- a CDS encoding aKG-HExxH-type peptide beta-hydroxylase, with amino-acid sequence MNTTRTHLLNSDEARREAEEILAGDRPFGDCDYIRQRTRIHYRHRLLLLKEHSKGAHLLFTAQEDTSDGRHHQVLGDPAVRVAIDTWLGAVLGGRELPWPEEELDAVLETAAARSARADVPPLAEGAADLVRLHEAAWPWVWTEPRAEVDPLGEFFRRVFAESLPGLTLASPDAPARETLLRGAALLHELCPRLARSALSHVHVIVVAGKESSPGFASLTHPRIPGAMFLSTAVLGDAWQAAEYLLHEAMHVKFTDLEHTHSLLGEHYDAETSPLIRPHWNRARPQADDGWPIDRALTVSHVYTSLALFHSTVAARHAELADRYGPITGADPARQARRSFDRAQYLIQRLGGRTEQLGTGGRLFLRWLHGINQAFDPSPAPEGTYVHLVLDLYEREADTIRRALTRPGAPHADEDAASLRSAARHEIGSCLAVLAGEPAGRSRELRDQDGVLAELESRQASFHDSAEAFLRTREVVLRALSPMPGRREEASAELVRAMVEESGRRLGALLER; translated from the coding sequence TTGAACACCACACGGACCCACCTGCTGAACAGCGACGAGGCCCGCCGGGAGGCGGAGGAGATCCTCGCCGGCGACCGCCCGTTCGGCGACTGCGACTACATCCGTCAGCGCACCCGCATCCACTACCGCCACCGCCTGCTCCTGCTCAAGGAGCACTCCAAGGGCGCGCACCTGCTGTTCACCGCCCAGGAGGACACCTCCGACGGCCGGCACCATCAGGTGCTGGGCGATCCGGCGGTCCGGGTGGCGATCGACACCTGGCTGGGCGCCGTGCTGGGCGGGCGTGAGCTGCCCTGGCCCGAGGAGGAGCTGGACGCCGTCCTGGAGACCGCCGCCGCGCGGAGCGCTCGCGCGGACGTCCCGCCGCTGGCCGAGGGGGCGGCGGACCTGGTGAGACTGCACGAGGCCGCCTGGCCGTGGGTGTGGACGGAGCCCCGGGCGGAGGTTGATCCGCTGGGAGAGTTCTTCCGCCGCGTCTTCGCCGAGAGTCTTCCCGGGCTCACCCTGGCGAGCCCCGACGCGCCCGCGCGCGAGACGCTCCTCCGGGGAGCGGCACTGCTGCACGAGCTCTGTCCCAGGCTCGCGCGCAGCGCGCTGAGCCACGTGCATGTGATCGTCGTCGCGGGCAAGGAGTCGTCGCCCGGCTTCGCGTCGCTCACGCATCCGCGCATCCCCGGGGCGATGTTCCTGTCGACGGCCGTGCTGGGCGATGCGTGGCAGGCAGCCGAGTATCTCCTGCACGAGGCGATGCACGTCAAGTTCACCGATCTCGAGCACACCCACTCCCTGCTGGGCGAACACTACGACGCGGAGACCTCGCCGCTGATCCGCCCGCACTGGAACAGGGCCCGGCCCCAGGCGGACGACGGCTGGCCGATCGATCGTGCGCTCACCGTGAGCCACGTCTACACCAGCCTGGCGCTGTTCCACTCCACGGTGGCCGCACGGCACGCGGAGCTGGCCGACCGGTACGGCCCGATCACCGGAGCGGACCCCGCCAGGCAGGCAAGACGGTCCTTCGACCGGGCCCAGTACCTCATCCAGCGCCTCGGCGGCCGGACGGAGCAGCTCGGAACCGGTGGCCGGCTCTTCCTGCGCTGGCTGCACGGGATCAACCAGGCGTTCGACCCGTCACCCGCACCGGAGGGCACTTACGTGCACCTCGTGCTCGACCTCTACGAACGCGAAGCGGACACGATCCGCAGAGCACTGACCAGGCCCGGAGCCCCACACGCCGATGAGGACGCCGCCTCGCTGCGCAGCGCCGCGAGGCACGAGATCGGCAGCTGCCTCGCCGTCCTCGCGGGAGAGCCGGCCGGTCGGAGCCGCGAGCTGCGGGACCAGGACGGAGTGCTCGCGGAGCTCGAATCCCGCCAGGCGTCCTTCCACGACAGCGCCGAGGCGTTCCTGCGGACCAGGGAGGTCGTGCTGCGGGCCCTGAGCCCCATGCCCGGCAGGCGGGAGGAGGCGTCGGCCGAGCTGGTCCGGGCGATGGTCGAGGAGTCGGGCCGCCGCCTGGGCGCCCTGCTCGAACGCTGA